A DNA window from Agarivorans sp. TSD2052 contains the following coding sequences:
- a CDS encoding MFS transporter has product MPAYLNSDALWRNNIGSLMAILILGGMLVQPICSYLSARFNKTLLQALISALGLLAAIGIVLVKSVLGLSLCLFALGAAAFALYPIAICQACYKASATSIVAITELMLLSYSLGSIIGPLFAGLGTQSSQALPMYLAAIFVTTSVYMLLVASKSGTLPEPV; this is encoded by the coding sequence ATGCCCGCTTATTTAAATAGTGATGCGCTATGGCGCAACAATATTGGTAGCTTAATGGCCATTTTGATCTTAGGGGGAATGTTAGTTCAGCCCATTTGTAGTTATTTGTCGGCTCGCTTTAACAAAACCTTGTTGCAAGCGCTGATTAGCGCCTTAGGGTTGTTAGCAGCCATAGGGATTGTGTTGGTGAAGAGTGTCTTAGGTTTATCGCTGTGTTTGTTTGCACTAGGAGCTGCGGCGTTTGCACTATATCCGATTGCTATCTGTCAGGCTTGTTACAAGGCAAGTGCAACGAGTATTGTGGCGATTACAGAGCTGATGTTACTTAGTTATAGCTTAGGCTCGATTATTGGGCCTTTATTTGCCGGTTTAGGCACGCAGTCCAGTCAGGCGCTGCCGATGTATTTGGCAGCCATTTTTGTCACTACCAGTGTTTATATGCTGTTGGTTGCTAGCAAGAGTGGCACTTTGCCAGAGCCCGTTTAA
- a CDS encoding TraR/DksA C4-type zinc finger protein: MLERLALVPTAQLCVSCQNDIETKR; encoded by the coding sequence ATACTAGAACGCTTAGCGCTGGTCCCTACCGCACAACTCTGCGTTAGTTGCCAAAATGACATTGAAACAAAAAGATAA
- a CDS encoding OB-fold-containig protein, translating into MYQFLLADINSSFTLALVFVLGLALVEILGSLVGLSLLNTLDDILPIDIDVDVDADVSGGTLSGVLGWLYLHQLPLLVWIILFLSSFGLAGLTLNYVSLSNGEWLLPSSVTHLGAVVFALLNARFLGRAIAKVFPKSQSSAVSKHGFKGLQARVTVGTATVGSPAEAVCTDQHGQKHYLMVQPLASNDSFPMGTEIVLLERHRKYWTASKLSELLNDHKG; encoded by the coding sequence ATGTACCAATTTTTACTGGCAGATATAAATAGCAGCTTTACCTTGGCTTTGGTTTTTGTACTAGGGCTAGCTTTAGTCGAGATATTGGGCTCGTTAGTGGGTTTAAGCTTGTTAAATACTCTGGATGATATTCTTCCCATTGATATCGATGTGGATGTAGACGCCGATGTTAGCGGAGGGACTCTATCGGGGGTTTTAGGCTGGTTATACTTGCATCAATTACCCTTATTGGTGTGGATCATTCTATTTTTAAGCAGCTTTGGCCTTGCTGGACTCACCCTCAATTATGTCAGTCTGTCTAATGGAGAGTGGTTACTCCCTTCTTCTGTGACTCACCTTGGGGCTGTGGTATTTGCCCTGCTTAACGCGCGCTTTTTAGGTCGAGCTATCGCTAAGGTTTTCCCTAAGAGCCAATCTAGCGCTGTTTCTAAGCATGGCTTTAAGGGCTTACAAGCCAGAGTCACGGTGGGCACCGCAACAGTTGGTAGCCCCGCCGAAGCCGTGTGCACCGACCAACATGGCCAAAAACACTATTTAATGGTGCAGCCACTCGCTAGCAATGACAGCTTCCCAATGGGAACTGAAATTGTACTGCTAGAGCGGCACCGTAAGTACTGGACCGCTAGCAAACTCAGCGAATTATTAAACGATCATAAAGGATAG
- a CDS encoding PA3496 family putative envelope integrity protein: MKYSKFDDSDEWDDEDKVHRVKQHNKEKNAARTRRRIDEYNERKKLENDLFDYVS, encoded by the coding sequence ATGAAATACTCTAAGTTCGATGACAGTGATGAATGGGATGATGAAGACAAAGTCCATCGTGTTAAACAACATAACAAAGAGAAGAATGCCGCTCGCACTCGCAGAAGAATTGACGAATACAACGAACGAAAAAAACTAGAAAATGACTTGTTCGATTACGTTAGCTAA
- a CDS encoding DUF2339 domain-containing protein → MPLLDDVAKLKAELALIKSQQGTYQSHLDNQLASFSRQLDHLAQQIQSQPDSEQQSLATTVASAENASSNSEPSIGHVAKSTEPVQQQTSHSPNGQFENTDPSPHPLQALPANQQTSKPSALNSLMAQLGDSIAELSAMVFGPISGLTQQAKGFYQHYRSKSLGAVFLMTVAGIIALTLGFGYLLQFSINNWFSALGKALLGLGAANTIIAGGVFINNRRPGMEDFGSGLVGLGLILNYLCLYFLGPYFNILPASISFALLLANTIFGYQLSLKLDTKVVAVVALLGGSLAPLMLLDDSHNAFLYLPYLLIVGLCSLVQSHKLAWPVLIEVTAILHIACVGIVSQFIPLPFGSLNWQSIVALITIIGMFYLYSIASLLLLLKSSLTPRLLAVPISLLAFTLYTLSEFSIYAGELFVVNALICIGLYKLIKRDKQISALALAFAGSFAGFGGLYLLTPDLLGLVLLLEGLLLLWVGCKEQFSAIRAEAYVLLAVGIISSLVHTVNTLTSHQYTALSTWQDQATLCLLLMLSCAISYLAKKLLSQYKRYLIAAERHCVYIVHELLSVLYSATLLLVAYFISNQYFLLILPLIGLLLLHLSAQNSLRISEVLAWLLQLPLLGLVIFGVIDAASTSFSDQALNAKLARVELFISLLLVYYWYKKHYASSPLIKLAYVYQIICYAALPLLFLPKVMRSFPDYLAIALWLSTSISLILAYFINNKNLRYEAQLLSILAILVTAVMCLGKQWQGLVALALGIVLIGFIMLRYTQLSTKWQQVVKLQWHLSPYYFALVLIVASQTISNLLLPNWSLSAVLICGYFYLITERSNRLGKALSKALKPSYTVAYLAMFVAALIPFIIHLAAQLNPSLHANKLLLSIAELTLLALLARYLLAPRLGINTHERMLPRKGLKWAWHLLLSASYLLCSYQLDPSISAPLTAILLISHASVLMFISLRPQQADMVRLAAIIFATACVKVMFVDIAAFELIQKIVAFMVIGIILLSVSYFYQKAKNRINSAESALAQ, encoded by the coding sequence ATGCCGTTATTGGATGACGTAGCTAAATTAAAAGCTGAGCTAGCCTTAATCAAATCACAACAAGGCACTTATCAAAGTCACTTAGACAATCAACTCGCGTCTTTTAGCCGCCAACTTGATCACCTTGCTCAGCAAATTCAATCTCAGCCTGACAGTGAGCAGCAATCGTTAGCAACAACAGTCGCCTCAGCTGAAAATGCGTCATCCAACAGCGAGCCGTCAATTGGTCATGTGGCTAAATCGACCGAACCAGTCCAACAACAAACGAGTCATTCCCCCAACGGACAATTTGAGAATACGGACCCTTCACCGCACCCTTTACAAGCTTTGCCTGCGAATCAGCAAACCAGCAAGCCCAGTGCACTAAATTCGCTGATGGCTCAACTTGGTGATTCTATAGCTGAGCTTAGCGCTATGGTATTTGGCCCTATCTCAGGATTAACACAGCAAGCCAAAGGCTTTTATCAACATTACCGTAGCAAAAGCTTAGGTGCCGTATTTTTAATGACTGTTGCTGGCATTATTGCCCTAACTCTGGGTTTTGGTTATTTACTGCAGTTCTCGATTAACAATTGGTTTTCAGCGCTAGGTAAAGCTTTGCTCGGATTAGGCGCCGCCAATACGATTATCGCGGGGGGCGTATTCATCAACAATAGACGCCCAGGCATGGAAGATTTTGGCTCTGGCTTGGTAGGCCTTGGCTTAATTCTCAACTATTTATGTTTATACTTCCTTGGCCCCTATTTTAATATTTTGCCAGCAAGCATCAGCTTTGCTTTGTTATTGGCCAACACTATTTTTGGTTATCAGTTATCGCTAAAACTTGATACTAAAGTTGTTGCTGTAGTGGCGCTATTAGGTGGCTCGCTAGCACCATTAATGCTGCTAGACGACAGCCATAATGCGTTTTTGTATTTGCCTTATTTGCTCATAGTAGGCCTATGCTCCTTAGTACAAAGCCATAAATTAGCTTGGCCAGTATTGATAGAAGTAACCGCCATACTGCACATTGCCTGCGTAGGAATAGTGAGTCAGTTCATCCCCTTGCCTTTTGGTAGCCTTAACTGGCAAAGCATAGTTGCGCTCATTACCATTATTGGCATGTTCTACCTCTATAGTATTGCCAGCTTATTATTGTTACTTAAGTCGTCACTCACACCTCGCTTGTTAGCCGTGCCGATTAGCCTATTAGCTTTCACTCTTTACACCTTAAGTGAGTTCAGTATTTATGCTGGCGAGCTATTTGTCGTCAATGCTTTAATCTGTATTGGCCTGTATAAATTAATAAAAAGAGATAAACAGATTTCAGCGCTGGCACTGGCTTTTGCTGGCAGCTTTGCTGGGTTTGGCGGGTTGTATTTGCTCACCCCTGACTTACTTGGCTTAGTATTACTGTTAGAGGGACTGTTGCTATTATGGGTCGGCTGTAAGGAGCAATTCAGCGCGATTCGAGCAGAAGCGTATGTGCTGCTTGCAGTAGGTATAATTAGTAGCTTAGTGCATACCGTTAACACCCTAACATCACATCAATATACCGCTTTGTCGACGTGGCAAGATCAGGCCACTCTTTGTTTATTACTAATGCTAAGCTGTGCAATAAGCTATCTCGCCAAGAAGCTATTAAGCCAATATAAGCGTTATCTAATCGCTGCTGAAAGACACTGCGTATATATCGTACATGAGTTACTCAGCGTACTTTACTCGGCCACCTTATTATTAGTGGCATATTTTATTAGCAACCAATACTTCTTGCTCATCTTGCCTCTTATCGGTCTATTGCTGCTGCACCTTAGCGCACAAAATTCGCTCCGTATTTCTGAAGTCTTGGCTTGGCTGTTGCAACTCCCGCTGCTGGGCTTAGTGATATTTGGTGTAATAGATGCAGCTAGCACTAGCTTTTCAGACCAAGCACTTAATGCCAAGCTGGCTAGAGTAGAACTGTTTATTTCCTTGCTTCTGGTTTACTACTGGTACAAAAAACACTATGCCAGCTCGCCGCTCATAAAGCTTGCCTATGTTTATCAAATCATTTGCTATGCAGCATTACCCCTGCTATTCCTACCAAAAGTTATGCGCAGCTTCCCAGATTATTTGGCCATCGCCTTATGGCTTAGCACTTCTATAAGTTTAATATTGGCTTACTTTATAAATAACAAAAACCTACGCTACGAAGCGCAGTTATTAAGCATATTGGCCATATTGGTTACGGCAGTAATGTGTTTAGGGAAACAATGGCAAGGGTTGGTGGCGTTAGCGCTAGGCATAGTTTTAATTGGCTTTATTATGCTGCGCTACACGCAACTATCCACTAAATGGCAGCAAGTGGTTAAATTACAATGGCATTTAAGTCCCTATTATTTTGCATTGGTATTGATTGTGGCTAGCCAAACTATTAGTAACTTATTGCTACCTAATTGGAGCCTTAGTGCAGTCTTGATTTGTGGCTATTTTTACTTAATTACTGAGCGTTCCAACCGACTAGGAAAAGCATTATCTAAGGCTTTAAAACCTAGCTATACTGTGGCCTACTTAGCGATGTTCGTCGCAGCATTAATCCCCTTTATTATCCACCTAGCTGCGCAACTCAACCCAAGCTTACATGCCAACAAACTATTGCTAAGCATTGCCGAACTCACCCTGTTGGCCTTACTCGCTCGTTATTTGTTAGCCCCTCGTTTAGGTATTAATACTCATGAAAGAATGCTTCCGCGCAAGGGTTTGAAATGGGCTTGGCACCTACTACTCTCTGCTAGCTACTTACTATGCAGCTACCAACTAGATCCCAGTATTTCAGCACCGCTCACAGCCATATTATTGATCAGCCATGCAAGTGTATTAATGTTTATTAGCTTGCGTCCACAGCAGGCAGATATGGTGCGCTTGGCGGCTATTATCTTTGCTACAGCATGCGTAAAGGTGATGTTTGTTGATATAGCGGCCTTTGAATTAATACAAAAAATTGTAGCGTTTATGGTAATAGGTATCATTTTATTAAGCGTTTCTTACTTCTACCAAAAAGCCAAGAATAGGATTAATTCTGCTGAGTCGGCACTGGCTCAATAA
- a CDS encoding ParD-like family protein, with protein sequence MGIVKISEELHEEVRKASSVMSRSINSQAEFWIKMGMLAELHPQRSFSQIVAELMKSADVSLAKASVVEATINE encoded by the coding sequence ATGGGTATCGTGAAAATTTCTGAAGAGCTACATGAAGAAGTAAGAAAAGCCAGTTCTGTAATGTCTCGCTCTATCAATTCACAAGCAGAATTCTGGATAAAAATGGGGATGCTGGCAGAGCTACATCCGCAACGTTCTTTCAGCCAAATTGTTGCTGAACTGATGAAATCTGCCGATGTTTCGTTGGCTAAAGCTTCCGTGGTGGAAGCCACTATCAATGAATAG
- a CDS encoding glutathione S-transferase N-terminal domain-containing protein, producing MSNNSANKQSNQQDTLMLYHFVGCPFCSIATAAINRLGLNVELRDTMKNPQYRDELVKQLGRGTVPVLRIIAQDGSETWMPESRDIERYLEQTYG from the coding sequence ATGAGTAATAATTCAGCCAATAAGCAATCCAACCAGCAAGATACTTTAATGCTTTATCATTTTGTCGGCTGCCCTTTTTGCAGTATTGCTACGGCAGCGATCAATAGGCTTGGGCTAAATGTTGAATTAAGAGACACCATGAAAAACCCACAATATAGAGACGAACTGGTCAAGCAATTAGGCCGTGGCACCGTACCGGTATTGCGTATCATCGCCCAAGATGGAAGCGAAACCTGGATGCCAGAATCAAGAGACATTGAAAGGTACCTAGAGCAAACCTATGGCTGA
- a CDS encoding alkene reductase: MTNALFQPIQLGNLSLKNRIVMPPMTRSRASQPGNVANQMMAEYYAQRASAGLIVAEGTQISAMGQGYAWTPGIYSAEQIAGWKAVTDAVHAKGGAIFAQLWHVGRVTHPDNIGGEQPISSSALTAQNVKVFIDNGSDEPGFVDVVEPREMTKTDIQQVVAEYRQAALNAIEAGFDGIELHAANGYLINQFIDSEANLRSDEYGGSIENRLRFLSEVVAAMVDAIGAERVGVRLAPFTSLNGTVDATPEDTYVAAAALLNRHKVVYIHIAEVDWDDAPETPQSFKPAVREAYQGVLIYAGRYNGEKGAQAIEAGVTDMVGFGRPFVANPDLPNRIKNGYPLASHKPETLFGGAEQGLTDYPEYSAS, encoded by the coding sequence ATGACAAACGCATTATTTCAACCTATACAACTTGGTAATTTATCGCTAAAAAACCGCATTGTGATGCCTCCAATGACACGTTCGCGTGCTAGCCAACCAGGCAATGTAGCCAACCAAATGATGGCTGAGTATTATGCACAACGTGCTTCAGCTGGGCTGATTGTGGCAGAGGGCACGCAAATTTCTGCAATGGGGCAAGGTTACGCTTGGACACCAGGTATTTACTCAGCAGAGCAAATCGCCGGTTGGAAAGCCGTGACCGATGCAGTGCACGCAAAAGGCGGCGCTATCTTCGCTCAGTTGTGGCATGTAGGCCGAGTGACTCATCCTGACAATATTGGTGGTGAGCAGCCTATTTCATCTTCGGCGTTAACGGCACAAAACGTTAAAGTATTCATTGATAACGGTAGCGATGAACCTGGCTTTGTTGATGTGGTTGAGCCACGAGAAATGACGAAAACCGATATTCAGCAGGTCGTTGCAGAGTATCGCCAAGCGGCATTAAATGCCATAGAAGCGGGGTTTGACGGCATCGAGTTACACGCGGCAAATGGTTACTTAATTAACCAGTTTATTGACTCTGAAGCAAACCTGCGCAGTGATGAATACGGTGGCTCTATTGAAAACCGCCTGCGCTTTCTTAGTGAAGTCGTCGCTGCCATGGTCGATGCGATTGGCGCAGAGCGCGTAGGAGTTCGCCTTGCACCGTTCACATCGTTAAACGGTACGGTAGACGCAACACCTGAAGACACCTATGTTGCCGCTGCAGCGCTGCTTAATCGTCACAAGGTGGTATATATTCATATTGCTGAAGTAGATTGGGACGACGCGCCTGAAACCCCACAATCATTTAAACCGGCTGTACGTGAAGCCTACCAAGGGGTGTTAATTTACGCCGGACGTTACAACGGAGAAAAAGGGGCGCAAGCTATTGAGGCTGGCGTAACCGACATGGTTGGCTTTGGTCGTCCATTTGTGGCTAATCCTGATCTCCCCAATCGAATAAAAAATGGTTATCCATTGGCGTCGCATAAGCCTGAAACATTGTTTGGTGGTGCAGAGCAAGGCTTAACCGATTACCCTGAGTATAGCGCTAGCTAG
- a CDS encoding AAA family ATPase, whose protein sequence is MKPIIISGGPGAGKTSIIGELKNQGYRVFNESSRTLIEQQSAIKGGVLPWTDLAAFAHLCIELMQQQKEQALRGSMPAFLDRAAPDICAYLKLGKQAIDPIFENACAGYFPTVFLCRPNKTIYQQDEIRPHSFAEAKQIHQLLIETYQQHSYHIVDVPWGSIEQRAQFILAALPSN, encoded by the coding sequence TTGAAACCTATAATCATCTCTGGTGGTCCAGGTGCGGGTAAAACCAGCATCATTGGTGAGCTTAAAAATCAAGGCTATCGGGTGTTTAACGAAAGCTCGCGCACCCTGATAGAGCAACAATCCGCGATTAAGGGGGGTGTATTACCATGGACTGACTTAGCGGCATTTGCGCACTTATGTATTGAGTTGATGCAGCAACAAAAAGAGCAGGCCTTAAGGGGCTCGATGCCGGCATTTTTGGACCGCGCTGCGCCAGACATATGCGCCTATCTTAAGCTTGGCAAACAAGCAATAGACCCCATCTTTGAAAACGCCTGTGCTGGCTATTTCCCGACAGTATTTTTGTGCCGCCCTAATAAAACCATCTACCAGCAAGATGAGATACGCCCGCATAGTTTTGCCGAAGCCAAGCAGATCCATCAATTGTTGATTGAGACTTATCAGCAGCATTCGTATCACATTGTTGATGTGCCATGGGGCAGCATTGAGCAAAGGGCTCAGTTTATTCTAGCGGCTCTGCCTTCCAACTAA
- a CDS encoding flotillin family protein: protein MFYLIWVGVGLIAFFTIGLILAKLYTRATKETAFVRTGLGGEKVVKDGGAIVLPVVHETIPVNMNTLRIEVEKTQKDALITKDRMRVDVKADFYLRVAPNSEGISMAAQTLGTRTMRVEELKKLMESKFVDVLRSVAAEMSMTEMHEQRSDFVQKVQQNVMNDLEKNGLELESVSLTGFDQTDLQFFNENNAFDAEGRARLTKIIEEKRKETNDIQQENRIKIEQRNLEAEKQSLEVNKQEEEAKLTQEQVLAFKRAEQKAEIAKNREQKQQEEREAEIAKERALEAAEIEKSRDIETREIEKSKTLEQASIQRQRDLEVAEQDKQIAIAKKSEEESAAQANAAEAEKLMVQKSEAVTTARQVAEANRRKEIEVIDALKEAERDAVGITVQAEAEKKVAQDKSTAILIEAKAEADAKKLRAEADEKVYAVEAAGKQAMYDAENTLRDEQIELQKSLAILKILPELVANAVKPLENIEGIKILQGYGAASGGAQNGESGGNQGLAEQVTQAALGYRANAPLVDAMLREVGLVDKHNGSLEDLLTGQSSVIQDALTVTEQTEEAPALEEVPASA from the coding sequence ATGTTTTATTTAATTTGGGTTGGTGTAGGGCTGATTGCCTTTTTCACTATTGGTTTGATTTTGGCTAAGTTGTACACCCGCGCCACTAAAGAAACGGCGTTTGTTCGTACCGGTTTAGGTGGCGAAAAAGTGGTTAAAGATGGGGGTGCTATCGTGCTGCCAGTGGTGCATGAAACTATTCCTGTGAACATGAATACGCTGCGCATCGAAGTAGAGAAAACCCAGAAAGATGCCTTAATTACCAAAGATAGAATGCGGGTTGATGTTAAGGCCGACTTTTACTTAAGAGTGGCCCCTAATAGCGAAGGGATCTCTATGGCGGCGCAAACTTTGGGTACGCGTACCATGCGCGTGGAAGAGTTGAAAAAGCTGATGGAGTCTAAGTTTGTTGATGTGTTGCGCTCGGTAGCGGCAGAAATGTCGATGACTGAAATGCACGAGCAGCGTTCTGACTTTGTACAAAAAGTGCAGCAAAACGTGATGAACGATTTAGAGAAAAACGGCTTGGAGCTTGAATCAGTTTCTTTAACCGGTTTTGACCAAACAGACTTGCAGTTTTTTAATGAAAACAACGCCTTTGACGCCGAAGGTCGCGCTAGGTTAACTAAAATCATTGAAGAAAAACGCAAAGAAACCAACGATATTCAGCAAGAAAACCGGATTAAGATTGAGCAGCGTAATCTAGAAGCTGAAAAACAATCGCTGGAAGTAAACAAACAAGAAGAAGAAGCCAAGCTAACCCAAGAGCAAGTACTGGCGTTTAAACGTGCTGAGCAAAAAGCCGAAATTGCTAAAAACCGCGAACAGAAACAACAGGAAGAGCGCGAAGCAGAAATTGCCAAAGAGCGCGCACTAGAAGCGGCCGAGATTGAAAAATCACGAGATATTGAAACCCGCGAAATTGAAAAAAGTAAAACCTTAGAGCAAGCCAGCATTCAGCGCCAACGTGACTTAGAAGTGGCAGAGCAAGACAAGCAAATTGCTATTGCTAAGAAATCTGAAGAAGAATCTGCCGCTCAAGCAAACGCCGCCGAAGCTGAAAAACTGATGGTACAGAAGAGTGAAGCGGTAACAACAGCACGCCAAGTCGCCGAAGCTAATCGTCGTAAAGAAATTGAAGTGATTGACGCGCTTAAAGAAGCGGAGCGTGATGCAGTAGGCATTACTGTACAAGCTGAAGCCGAGAAGAAAGTAGCACAAGATAAATCGACCGCCATTTTGATTGAAGCGAAGGCTGAAGCTGACGCCAAAAAACTGCGCGCCGAAGCCGATGAGAAGGTGTATGCAGTAGAAGCGGCGGGTAAACAAGCGATGTATGACGCAGAAAACACCCTGCGTGACGAACAGATAGAGCTACAAAAATCCTTAGCGATTCTAAAAATACTGCCAGAGCTCGTGGCTAACGCAGTTAAGCCTTTAGAAAACATTGAAGGTATCAAAATCTTGCAAGGTTATGGCGCTGCAAGTGGCGGTGCGCAAAATGGTGAATCGGGCGGCAATCAAGGGTTGGCAGAGCAAGTGACTCAAGCAGCCTTAGGTTACCGTGCTAATGCACCTTTGGTAGATGCCATGCTAAGAGAAGTGGGTTTAGTCGATAAACACAATGGTAGCTTGGAAGATTTACTCACGGGGCAATCAAGCGTTATTCAAGACGCGTTAACCGTGACCGAGCAAACCGAAGAGGCGCCAGCCTTGGAAGAAGTACCCGCATCTGCATGA
- a CDS encoding MFS transporter, protein MPNTVVNSTSNKLFAPLMGLAFFAIASGYLMSLLPLALGHYSLPVHLGPWLASVYYTGLLFGAFKAQAIISALGHRVAFVVFLLSLLVSVVFMLLLPNSLSWLVLRAVAGAATAGIFVVVESWLLFVDCDKQRASRLGFYMVTLYAGNALGQLLIEYLGTGGGLPFLCIIALLGLAIVAPLLSQNSAPQHTQHQALSLKTIATLSKPAVMGCLVSGLISWGLYTD, encoded by the coding sequence ATGCCAAACACAGTTGTAAACAGCACGTCAAACAAGCTATTTGCTCCCTTAATGGGCTTAGCGTTTTTTGCCATTGCCAGCGGCTACTTAATGAGCCTGTTACCTTTAGCCTTAGGTCATTATTCACTACCTGTTCATTTAGGCCCTTGGCTAGCCAGTGTTTATTACACGGGGTTATTATTTGGGGCTTTTAAGGCACAAGCCATAATATCGGCGCTAGGTCATAGAGTGGCTTTTGTGGTGTTTTTGCTAAGCCTTTTAGTCAGCGTAGTGTTTATGCTATTGCTGCCAAATTCGCTGAGTTGGTTGGTGCTTAGGGCCGTTGCAGGCGCGGCCACTGCAGGCATATTTGTGGTTGTTGAGTCGTGGTTATTGTTTGTTGATTGCGATAAACAACGCGCGTCACGTTTGGGCTTTTATATGGTTACCTTATATGCGGGCAATGCCTTGGGACAATTGTTAATAGAATATTTGGGAACCGGTGGTGGCTTGCCATTTTTATGCATTATTGCTTTATTGGGCTTGGCCATAGTGGCTCCCCTGTTAAGCCAAAACAGTGCGCCACAGCATACTCAACACCAAGCGCTGTCGTTGAAAACCATTGCGACTTTGAGTAAACCGGCGGTGATGGGGTGTTTGGTATCGGGCTTAATCTCTTGGGGCCTATATACGGATTGA
- the gloA gene encoding lactoylglutathione lyase: MKFLHTMLRVTDLDKSIEFYTNVLGMQELQRSENSEYRYTLVFVGYEAGGTTVELTYNWDTRQYDMGNAFGHLALGVEDIYAACDQIKARGGVVTREPGPVKGGETHIAFITDPDNYQIELIQLEQTPVSQ, from the coding sequence ATGAAATTTTTACACACCATGTTACGTGTTACCGACTTAGATAAATCTATCGAGTTTTATACTAACGTTCTGGGTATGCAAGAGCTGCAACGCAGTGAGAATAGTGAATACCGTTACACCTTGGTATTTGTTGGTTATGAAGCTGGTGGAACTACCGTTGAGTTGACCTATAACTGGGATACTAGGCAGTACGATATGGGGAATGCCTTTGGCCACCTAGCACTGGGTGTAGAAGATATTTATGCAGCTTGCGATCAGATTAAAGCGCGTGGAGGTGTCGTCACTCGTGAGCCAGGCCCAGTAAAAGGGGGGGAAACTCACATTGCCTTTATTACCGACCCTGATAATTACCAGATAGAACTGATTCAACTTGAACAGACTCCAGTTAGCCAGTAA
- the map gene encoding type I methionyl aminopeptidase, translating into MNRAVKIKSATDIELMRHSGTLLAQVFGMLDTYVKPGISTMDINNRVEDFIINDLNSRPASKGQYGYQFVLNSSINEVVCHGVPSANQLLKSRDIINLDITLEKDGFITDSSKMYVMPEASLDAKKLVDVTYQAMWAGIKQVKPGSRLGDIGHAIQQCAESYGYSIVREYCGHGIGREMHEDPQVLHYGSSNTGLKLAEGMIFTIEPMVNQGKAKVKTKKDGWTVITKDKKLSAQSEHTVLVTANGFEVLTLRETENSRP; encoded by the coding sequence ATGAATAGAGCCGTGAAGATAAAGTCAGCCACTGACATTGAATTGATGCGTCATTCAGGCACGTTATTGGCGCAAGTATTCGGTATGTTGGATACCTATGTAAAGCCAGGAATATCAACCATGGATATTAATAATAGAGTTGAAGACTTTATTATTAATGACCTAAATAGCAGACCTGCCAGTAAGGGGCAATACGGTTATCAGTTTGTCTTAAATTCCTCTATTAATGAAGTGGTATGTCATGGTGTGCCTAGCGCCAATCAATTGCTGAAAAGTCGCGATATTATTAATTTAGATATTACTTTAGAGAAGGATGGGTTTATAACAGACTCTAGCAAAATGTATGTGATGCCGGAGGCCTCCCTTGACGCTAAAAAATTAGTAGACGTCACCTACCAAGCAATGTGGGCGGGCATTAAGCAAGTTAAACCCGGCTCAAGGCTTGGTGATATTGGCCATGCCATTCAACAGTGTGCGGAGAGTTATGGCTACAGCATTGTAAGAGAATATTGTGGGCATGGTATTGGCCGAGAAATGCATGAAGATCCACAAGTGCTGCATTATGGCTCTTCAAATACCGGGCTAAAACTCGCAGAGGGGATGATTTTTACCATTGAACCGATGGTGAACCAGGGCAAAGCTAAAGTGAAAACCAAAAAAGATGGCTGGACTGTCATTACAAAAGACAAAAAATTGTCTGCTCAGTCTGAACATACAGTTTTGGTGACAGCGAATGGCTTTGAAGTGCTGACTTTACGAGAAACTGAAAATTCGAGACCTTAG